The proteins below come from a single Chroococcidiopsis sp. SAG 2025 genomic window:
- a CDS encoding DUF6398 domain-containing protein has product MSQQSAERVPKQMQAKFEEIVSLTDTFCQKHLNEEYAQLCRKLAAALSRKRPSPLVKGKVNTWACGIVHALGMVNFLFDPSQTPHMSASEIYQQFGVSQSTGSAKSKQVRDAMDMYQMDPKWCVPSNIDKNPLAWMVSINGLIVDVRNAPREFQQEAFRQGLIPYLPEDEQK; this is encoded by the coding sequence ATGAGCCAACAGAGTGCCGAACGAGTTCCGAAGCAAATGCAAGCCAAATTTGAGGAAATCGTCAGCCTCACCGATACCTTTTGCCAAAAGCATCTCAACGAAGAATATGCCCAACTGTGCCGAAAACTGGCAGCGGCGTTGAGTCGGAAACGTCCTTCACCCTTAGTGAAAGGCAAGGTTAACACTTGGGCTTGCGGTATCGTCCATGCACTAGGCATGGTGAATTTTCTGTTTGACCCAAGCCAAACACCCCACATGAGTGCTAGTGAAATTTACCAGCAGTTTGGGGTGAGCCAGAGTACAGGCTCAGCCAAGTCCAAGCAGGTGCGAGACGCGATGGATATGTACCAAATGGACCCAAAGTGGTGTGTCCCAAGTAACATAGACAAAAATCCCCTAGCCTGGATGGTCTCAATCAATGGCTTGATTGTGGATGTCCGTAATGCCCCGCGTGAATTCCAACAAGAGGCATTCCGCCAAGGTTTAATTCCTTATCTGCCAGAGGATGAACAAAAGTAA